Proteins co-encoded in one Papaver somniferum cultivar HN1 chromosome 5, ASM357369v1, whole genome shotgun sequence genomic window:
- the LOC113281174 gene encoding uncharacterized protein LOC113281174, giving the protein MAKAKLEAAVRRSVALILMRNSDYVGAKNKLLEARNIFQEVEFIDELITICDVMCIAELPVSEIDWYSVLQTDKGADESVIETNYENLIGTLEPMKSKFPGIESALGLIDKAYNVLSGGENCHKLDSNNLRPCSSVKQMEKVANNGRETSDGNSSGSKRIASEGSDKSDVICISGEQPSKRIKSLDEDDCVIIAETKILDTPRGKVCTLNKVGTSLRSSSGNSSPLLKSMDHHQPWLNNGKAENFEFGQIWAAYDKEKMPRKYARINRIESSYNEETNSTENTLYVRWLRPAPINADEKKWHQAGLPVSCGYFQLDSVKIVKCNLVVFSHLVNSFQEYPYSDELVELYPREGDVWALYKDWNPFDWCSNPKTRKGCKFQIVEVLSGSSKESGIKVASLVRVAGYRNVFRRLKIDGADLSGLISPRNLFVFSHKIPAYRVRGDWRGILSGILLKLNPFAIPEDLAVDTVAEELPSEGSFSNGSSIKHPILKSLQTTSGETQCSRSGPSGAFSSGGQNAEGFISSSQQRLVSLRPCEETKSRADGLSKDEYTSNNLEVDGSAKEMVDDQTAQIDEEEAAEDTDSESESEGEGDTLGGFLVKRSGISDSENSSSDSDDAVNELDTGHVMAVIRRNRNTELKWQTEDEMLSSFEKDPILCMEAVCALHRHQTADGSIKFGCFSKFVALRGNEIAEFLTDNNPKGDLKKSAEELEIFIPEGLEDCKSIATFYSNQLFMIYQNKEDPLFGP; this is encoded by the exons atggcAAAAGCTAAATTGGAAGCAGCTGTTAGGAGATCAGTTGCACTAATCCTGATGAGGAACAGTGATTATGTGGGTGCCAAGAACAAGTTACTGGAAGCAAGGAATATTTTTCAAGAAGTTGAGTTTATTGATGAGCTGATAACAATATGTGACGTTATGTGTATAGCTGAGTTACCTGTGAGTGAAATCGATTGGTATTCGGTTCTCCAGACTGATAAAGGAGCTGATGAGTCTGTCATAGAGACTAACTATGAAAACCTGATAGGAACCTTGGAACCTATGAAGAGCAAGTTTCCGGGAATCGAATCAGCTTTGGGGCTTATTGATAAAGCTTATAATGTGCTTTCAGGTGGAGAAAACTGTCACAAGCTTGATTCGAATAATTTGAGGCCTTGCAGTTCTGTTAAACAGATGGAGAAGGTTGCGAATAATGGAAGGGAAACTAGTGACGGAAATTCTTCTGGATCGAAGAGAATTGCTAGTGAGGGTTCAGATAAAAGCGACGTAATTTGCATCTCCGGAGAGCAGCCTTCAAAGAGGATCAAAAGTTTGGATGAGGATGATTGTGTGATTATAGCTGAGACCAAAATACTTGATACACCCAGAGGAAAAGTTTGTACATTAAATAAAGTGGGAACATCGTTGAGAAGTTCATCTGGGAACTCATCCCCATTACTGAAATCGATGGATCACCACCAACCATGGCTCAACAACGGAAAggctgaaaattttgaatttggtcaGATTTGGGCCGCTTATGATAAAGAGAAAATGCCAAGAAAGTATGCGAGAATCAACAGGATAGAAAGTTCTTATAATGAGGAAACAAATAGCACAGAAAACACATTATATGTTAGGTGGCTGAGGCCTGCTCCCATCAATGCAGATGAGAAAAAATGGCATCAAGCGGGGCTGCCTGTTTCTTGTGGTTATTTTCAGCTTGACAGTGTTAAGATAGTTAAATGTAATTTGGTTGTTTTCTCACATTTGGTCAATTCGTTTCAAGAATATCCTTACTCAGATGAACTGGTTGAACTTTATCCACGAGAAGGGGACGTATGGGCACTTTATAAAGATTGGAACCCATTTGATTGGTGCTCTAATCCTAAAACGAGAAAAGGATGCAAATTTCAGATTGTAGAAGTTCTCAGTGGTTCCTCAAAAGAAAGTGGTATTAAGGTTGCATCTCTAGTAAGGGTGGCAGGGTATAGAAACGTTTTTCGAAGACTCAAAATTGATGGGGCTGACCTCTCTGGTCTAATTTCTCCTCGTAATTTGTTTGTTTTCTCTCATAAAATCCCAGCATATAGAGTCCGAGGTGACTGGAGGGGCATATTATCAGGTATACTACTCAAACTCAACCCATTTGCAATACCTGAGGACCTAGCTGTGGATACAGTTGCAGAAGAGCTACCTTCAGAAGGGAGCTTCAGTAATGGTTCCAGTATCAAGCACCCAATATTGAAATCACTTCAAACGACATCGGGTGAAACTCAATGTTCTAGATCTGGACCATCTGGTGCTTTCTCCTCTGGAGGTCAAAATGCCGAAGGATTCATTAGCAGCTCACAGCAAAGACTTGTTTCTCTGAGGCCATGTGAAGAAACGAAGAGTCGGGCTGATGGACTATCGAAGGATGAATATACATCAAATAATCTGGAAGTGGATGGGTCAGCAAAAGAGATGGTAGACGACCAAACTGCTCAGATTGACGAAGAGGAAGCGGCAGAAGACACTGATTCTGAGAGTGAGAGTGAGGGTGAGGGTGACACTTTAGGTGGATTTTTGGTAAAGAGGTCGGGAATTTCTGACTCTGAAAATAGTTCAAGTGACTCGGATGATGCAGTTAATGAGTTGGATACTGGTCATGTTATGGCAGTGATAAGAAGGAACAGAAATACTGAATTGAAATGGCAAACTGAAGATGAGATGCTATCTTCATTTGAAAAGGATCCCATCCTTTGTATGGAAGCTGTTTGTGCTCTGCATAGACATCAAACAGCTGATGGATCAATTAAATTTGGCTGCTTTAGCAAGTTCGTTGCACTCAG GGGAAATGAAATAGCCGAGTTTCTAACGGATAATAACCCCAAAGGTGACTTGAAGAAGTCTGCAGAAGAGCTGGAAATTTTTATTCCTGAAGGACTTGAAGACTGTAAAAGTATAGCTACGTTCTACTCGAACCAATTATtcatgatttatcaaaacaaaGAAGATCCTTTGTTTGGTCCTTAG